One genomic window of Campylobacter fetus subsp. fetus includes the following:
- a CDS encoding NifU family protein — protein sequence MIPFSDEELLEPVKESLKVIMPMLEQDGGGMELLGIKNGVVYVRLTGHCHGCAASSQTLKYGVERQLKVDIHPELSVVNIPIGEEFEL from the coding sequence ATGATACCATTTAGCGATGAAGAGCTGTTGGAACCGGTTAAAGAAAGCTTAAAAGTTATTATGCCTATGCTAGAACAAGATGGCGGCGGCATGGAGCTTCTTGGGATCAAAAATGGAGTTGTATATGTTAGACTTACTGGGCATTGTCATGGATGTGCAGCTAGTTCACAGACGTTGAAATACGGCGTAGAAAGACAGCTAAAAGTAGATATTCATCCAGAACTCAGTGTAGTTAATATACCAATAGGAGAGGAATTTGAACTCTAA
- a CDS encoding UDP-N-acetylmuramoyl-L-alanyl-D-glutamate--2,6-diaminopimelate ligase, whose translation MKILLNDGNFITDNSKTCESGCFFLKSNSNAKFENDAIKSGAIIITPKRAKTILNLDDGIRLIGITGTNGKTTTAFAIAFGLRSLGYKVGISGTRGAFICDKQIADKGLTTSQILETLSYIKQAKESGCRYFVMEVSSHAIAQNRIEGLNFALKVFTNLSQDHLDYHKSFSEYARVKSSFFDDDSPKLINGDDESIKFNHKNTMIYWLKNSDASFFVENYDFKGGIKANIKSKNETANLQSHLQGKFNLYNLLAAIGSIKFLSRVSLQEAADSVRKFESVAGRVEIVSKNPLVIVDFAHTPDGIEKVLDALSHDELVVVFGAGGDRDKTKRPIMGKIVQKYASISIVTSDNPRTEDPNSIIDDILAGMQINNSVFSIENRKDAIKKAIELAAGKTVVVLGKGDEPYQEISGKKYPFSDKLVVQEILSAI comes from the coding sequence ATGAAAATCTTGTTAAATGACGGAAATTTTATAACCGATAACTCCAAAACATGTGAAAGCGGATGCTTTTTTCTCAAATCAAATTCTAATGCTAAATTTGAAAATGATGCGATAAAGAGCGGAGCTATTATCATAACTCCTAAGAGAGCAAAAACTATTTTAAATTTAGATGATGGAATACGATTAATCGGTATCACCGGTACAAACGGTAAAACTACAACCGCGTTTGCTATTGCTTTTGGACTTAGGTCTCTTGGATATAAAGTCGGGATAAGCGGCACAAGGGGCGCATTTATATGCGATAAACAAATAGCAGATAAAGGTCTCACAACAAGTCAAATTCTAGAAACCCTAAGCTATATAAAGCAGGCAAAAGAGTCCGGATGTAGATATTTTGTAATGGAGGTAAGTTCGCACGCCATAGCTCAAAATCGTATAGAAGGGCTTAATTTTGCTCTTAAAGTTTTTACTAATTTAAGTCAAGATCATTTAGATTATCACAAAAGTTTTAGTGAGTATGCTAGAGTAAAATCAAGTTTTTTTGATGATGATTCTCCTAAGCTTATAAACGGTGATGACGAGAGTATTAAATTTAATCATAAAAATACTATGATTTATTGGCTTAAAAATAGCGACGCAAGTTTTTTCGTAGAAAATTATGATTTTAAAGGCGGTATAAAAGCTAATATAAAAAGCAAAAATGAAACGGCAAATTTGCAAAGTCATTTACAAGGCAAATTTAATCTTTATAATCTTTTGGCTGCGATCGGGTCCATTAAGTTTTTAAGCAGAGTTAGCTTGCAAGAGGCTGCTGACTCTGTGCGCAAATTTGAAAGCGTGGCAGGTAGAGTCGAGATAGTTAGTAAAAATCCGCTTGTTATCGTCGATTTTGCTCATACTCCAGATGGAATAGAAAAAGTTTTAGATGCTTTAAGTCACGATGAGCTTGTAGTAGTTTTTGGCGCAGGTGGAGATAGAGATAAAACAAAACGTCCTATAATGGGTAAAATAGTACAAAAATACGCATCGATATCTATAGTCACAAGCGATAATCCCAGAACAGAAGATCCAAATTCAATAATCGACGATATACTAGCTGGTATGCAGATAAATAACAGCGTTTTTTCTATAGAAAATAGAAAAGATGCAATAAAAAAAGCCATAGAACTAGCAGCCGGTAAAACAGTAGTAGTACTTGGTAAAGGCGATGAACCTTATCAAGAAATAAGCGGTAAAAAGTATCCGTTTAGCGATAAATTAGTCGTTCAAGAAATTTTAAGTGCTATTTAA
- the panD gene encoding aspartate 1-decarboxylase, with protein sequence MEIEMLYSKIHRATVTDANLNYVGSITIDERLMKAANLLEFQKVEILDINNGERFQTYVIKGEKKGEICLNGAAARKVCIGDIIIIVSYASMKRKKAKNFSPTIVHVNEKNEINE encoded by the coding sequence ATGGAAATAGAGATGTTATATAGCAAAATTCACAGAGCCACGGTCACAGATGCAAATTTAAACTACGTAGGATCGATAACTATAGACGAGAGACTTATGAAAGCGGCAAATTTACTCGAGTTTCAAAAGGTTGAAATTTTAGATATTAACAACGGTGAGAGATTTCAAACATATGTTATAAAAGGTGAAAAAAAAGGTGAAATTTGCTTGAACGGAGCAGCAGCTAGAAAAGTATGTATAGGTGATATAATAATCATAGTAAGCTACGCGTCGATGAAGCGTAAAAAAGCAAAAAACTTCTCTCCTACGATAGTTCACGTAAATGAAAAAAACGAAATTAACGAATGA
- a CDS encoding methyl-accepting chemotaxis protein has translation MNEINATVAEQVNQIKLLSSHAKDISGAAELISEITDQTNLLALNAAIEAARAGEAGRGFAVVADEIRKLAERTGTATDEITNTIKIIQEQTEVAVSIIEQGVPRVEDGYKLSSDVAGLLNEIYNQAVDSSHKASEVVSVAENQVESMVLLATNIENISKVSHDTQDNMNQNQEKLKELEAISRKLNELIGFFKI, from the coding sequence ATGAATGAGATAAACGCAACTGTTGCTGAACAAGTAAATCAAATAAAACTTTTAAGCAGTCATGCTAAAGATATCAGTGGCGCAGCTGAACTTATCTCAGAAATCACAGATCAAACAAATCTTTTAGCTCTAAACGCGGCTATCGAAGCAGCTAGAGCAGGAGAAGCAGGAAGAGGATTTGCGGTTGTTGCAGACGAGATCAGAAAGCTTGCCGAAAGAACAGGCACGGCCACAGATGAGATTACAAATACAATTAAAATTATTCAAGAACAAACCGAAGTGGCAGTAAGTATTATCGAACAAGGAGTTCCAAGAGTCGAAGACGGATACAAACTATCAAGCGACGTAGCAGGGCTTTTAAATGAAATTTATAATCAAGCAGTTGATTCGTCTCATAAAGCTAGTGAAGTTGTAAGTGTGGCTGAAAATCAAGTAGAATCAATGGTTTTATTGGCTACAAATATAGAAAATATATCAAAAGTCTCACATGATACTCAAGACAATATGAACCAAAATCAAGAAAAACTTAAAGAGTTGGAAGCGATATCTAGAAAGTTGAATGAATTAATAGGATTTTTCAAGATTTGA
- a CDS encoding YbaB/EbfC family nucleoid-associated protein has product MFKDFDFSKMGEMLSEAQKKAAEFENEIAAKEFVAKSGGGLISVKANGRSQILDISIDDTLLEDKESLQILLISAINDAIKLSEDEKKRAASAMFGGLGGFGV; this is encoded by the coding sequence ATGTTTAAAGATTTTGATTTTTCTAAAATGGGTGAAATGCTCTCAGAGGCTCAAAAAAAGGCTGCAGAGTTTGAAAATGAGATTGCCGCTAAAGAGTTTGTGGCTAAAAGCGGCGGCGGTCTTATAAGTGTAAAAGCTAACGGTCGATCCCAAATTTTAGACATAAGTATAGATGATACGCTTTTAGAAGACAAAGAGAGTCTTCAAATACTGCTTATATCTGCTATAAATGATGCTATTAAGCTATCTGAAGACGAGAAAAAACGTGCCGCTTCTGCTATGTTTGGCGGTCTTGGCGGATTTGGAGTGTAG
- a CDS encoding PDZ domain-containing protein: MKKLCSFLLLFLAIFAYSAPKPTPEDVDAIYQKNKDSQFNYKGNIAVALNADLAAVIYDKNNKLDSKDYIKFDPYLGLYLIKSQNTLRASFMIDELDSKEDMWVMILDKNSTEMGHIKSFAKDIGELDELSYNASKAGLLVCDCGTMVGIGVGGNKFIGNRYIKHFMKYNDVYYGDIGVTFSDDNGTITVKSANPFGAGKELLTGDTIVSVNSKVPNNLREINEMILFAPKDAVLKFDINRDGKNQSYSIKMSNLPNKIMNSSDDNKTSSLKAKKPVKKRTFLSQYGITLNPNLTIKSVARNSKAYKAGFRNGDKIMQIDKKQLNSSADIEKIMSAKNGAFYYLVSRDDFQFFVKVYR; encoded by the coding sequence ATGAAAAAATTATGCTCATTTTTACTGCTATTTTTAGCTATTTTTGCTTACAGCGCACCTAAGCCGACTCCTGAAGACGTAGATGCGATATATCAAAAAAACAAAGATTCTCAGTTTAACTATAAAGGCAATATCGCAGTTGCATTAAATGCGGATCTTGCTGCTGTTATTTATGATAAAAACAATAAATTAGATAGTAAGGATTATATTAAATTTGATCCGTACTTAGGGCTTTATCTTATCAAATCCCAAAATACTTTAAGAGCTTCATTTATGATAGATGAGCTAGATAGCAAAGAAGATATGTGGGTTATGATTTTAGATAAAAACTCTACTGAAATGGGGCATATAAAGAGTTTTGCAAAAGATATAGGCGAACTCGACGAGCTTAGTTATAACGCTAGCAAAGCCGGACTTTTAGTTTGCGATTGCGGTACTATGGTCGGTATAGGCGTTGGAGGAAATAAATTTATAGGAAATAGATACATAAAACATTTTATGAAATATAACGATGTATATTACGGCGATATAGGCGTGACTTTTAGTGATGATAACGGAACTATAACAGTAAAAAGCGCAAATCCTTTTGGAGCAGGAAAAGAGCTTTTAACAGGAGATACTATAGTATCTGTAAATTCAAAAGTACCAAATAATCTAAGAGAAATAAACGAGATGATTTTGTTTGCTCCAAAAGATGCGGTGTTGAAATTTGATATTAACAGAGATGGTAAAAACCAGTCTTATAGCATCAAGATGTCAAATTTGCCAAATAAAATTATGAATTCTTCCGATGATAATAAAACATCCTCGCTCAAAGCCAAAAAACCTGTTAAAAAGCGTACTTTTTTAAGTCAGTACGGTATAACTTTAAATCCGAATTTAACTATAAAAAGTGTAGCTAGAAACTCAAAAGCGTATAAAGCCGGTTTTAGGAACGGAGATAAAATAATGCAGATTGATAAAAAACAACTGAATTCCTCAGCCGATATAGAAAAAATAATGTCTGCAAAAAATGGTGCTTTTTATTATCTAGTTTCGCGTGATGATTTTCAGTTTTTTGTGAAAGTTTATAGATGA
- a CDS encoding polyprenyl synthetase family protein encodes MSFEEFFELNLPKVDSFHPHFNDSLSWVLKAGGKHFRAKLLLGVVDALKPDLKSASYPVAAAVEMLHTYSLIHDDLPCMDNAYLRRGVATLHVKYDEVSAVLAGDALNTHAFYMLSSANLPAEAVVKCVQTLAENGGIYGMVIGQAIDCYFENKHLNLDELKFLHLHKTGALIAASMKMGAIISAQSDKQCEKIYNIGLKLGLAFQIHDDIIDATSDEMKAGKTVNNDLFKNSFTNLMGVNGAIDARDEIENEILYELDGSPLKTLILNLINKYLKG; translated from the coding sequence ATGAGCTTTGAAGAGTTTTTTGAGTTAAATTTACCAAAGGTCGATAGTTTCCATCCTCATTTTAATGATTCTCTTTCTTGGGTTTTGAAAGCAGGCGGAAAGCATTTTAGAGCTAAACTTCTTTTAGGAGTCGTAGATGCTTTGAAGCCTGATCTTAAGAGCGCATCTTACCCAGTCGCAGCAGCAGTAGAAATGCTTCATACATATTCTCTTATACATGATGATCTCCCTTGTATGGATAATGCATATCTTAGAAGAGGCGTTGCAACTTTACATGTTAAATACGATGAAGTAAGTGCGGTATTGGCTGGAGATGCTTTGAATACCCATGCTTTTTATATGCTTAGTTCGGCTAATCTTCCTGCCGAAGCGGTAGTAAAATGCGTCCAAACATTAGCCGAAAATGGCGGTATATACGGTATGGTAATAGGTCAAGCCATAGACTGCTACTTTGAAAATAAGCATTTAAATTTAGATGAACTTAAGTTTTTACATCTGCATAAAACCGGCGCTTTGATCGCAGCTAGCATGAAAATGGGTGCCATAATATCAGCTCAGAGCGACAAACAATGTGAAAAAATTTATAATATAGGATTAAAGCTCGGACTTGCGTTTCAAATTCACGATGATATAATAGACGCTACTAGCGATGAGATGAAAGCTGGTAAAACAGTAAATAACGATTTGTTTAAAAATTCTTTTACAAATTTAATGGGTGTTAACGGCGCTATAGATGCTAGAGATGAGATAGAAAATGAGATTTTATACGAGCTTGATGGATCGCCTCTTAAAACTCTGATTTTAAATTTAATAAATAAATATCTAAAAGGATAG
- the tkt gene encoding transketolase, translating into MFKKQADTIRFLCADMVQKANSGHPGAPMGLADIMSVLVNHIKHNPKNPTWLNRDRLVFSGGHASSLVYSYLYLCGYDVSLDDLKKFRQLHSKTPGHPEIETPGVEIATGPLGQGVANAVGFAMAAKSASNLLGNEIINHKVYCLCGDGDLEEGISYEACALAGKHSLDNLVIIYDSNNITIEGDTSIAWCEDVKVRFEAAGFEVARIDGHNYDEIEFALCEADTKEKPYLIIASTKIAKGAGDLEGSHHAHGAPLGEEIIKQAKIEAGFDPQKQFFVDDDVLFKFRSAVELGDLANAQWDKLVSELPNEKKELLNTLLNPDFSKIDFPNLKGEKLATRDSNGKILNALAAALPGFIGGSADLAPSNKTELKGFGDFPRGKNMHFGIREHAMGAICNAYARYGLFLPFSATFFIFSDYLKASARIAALMGIKHFFVWTHDSIGVGEDGPTHEPIEQLSTFRAMPNFYSFRPADGNENVECWKTALNLNAPSAFVCSRQALPPLDESKFGDVKNGAYLLKQASNPKITLVASGSEVGLCLEAAGILDSEGIATNVVSAPCFDLLLEQDADYVNTIFNPSTKVLAVEAASALEWYKYADDVLGMRTFGASAPANELFKYFGFTATNVANRAKNLL; encoded by the coding sequence ATGTTTAAGAAACAAGCCGATACAATAAGGTTTTTATGTGCCGATATGGTTCAAAAAGCAAACTCCGGACATCCGGGTGCTCCTATGGGTTTGGCTGATATAATGAGTGTTTTGGTAAATCATATAAAACATAATCCTAAAAATCCAACATGGTTAAATAGAGATAGATTGGTATTTAGCGGTGGTCATGCAAGTAGCTTGGTTTATAGTTATTTATATCTTTGTGGTTATGACGTTAGTTTGGATGATTTGAAAAAATTTAGACAACTTCACTCTAAAACTCCCGGACATCCCGAGATAGAAACCCCGGGAGTAGAGATAGCAACTGGACCATTAGGACAAGGAGTGGCAAATGCTGTAGGTTTTGCCATGGCGGCAAAAAGCGCTTCAAATTTACTTGGAAATGAGATTATAAATCATAAAGTATATTGTCTGTGCGGCGATGGAGATCTAGAAGAAGGTATCAGTTATGAAGCTTGTGCTTTGGCTGGAAAACACTCTTTAGATAATTTAGTGATTATATATGATAGCAATAATATCACGATAGAGGGCGATACTAGTATAGCGTGGTGTGAAGATGTAAAAGTACGTTTTGAAGCGGCTGGATTTGAAGTTGCGCGGATAGATGGACATAATTATGATGAGATTGAATTTGCACTTTGCGAAGCAGATACGAAAGAAAAACCTTATCTTATTATCGCAAGTACAAAGATTGCTAAAGGCGCAGGAGATTTGGAAGGTAGTCACCATGCTCACGGCGCTCCGCTTGGTGAAGAAATCATAAAACAAGCTAAAATAGAAGCCGGATTTGATCCGCAAAAACAGTTTTTTGTAGATGATGACGTGCTTTTTAAATTTAGAAGTGCCGTGGAGTTAGGAGACCTTGCAAATGCGCAGTGGGACAAGCTAGTTAGCGAACTTCCAAATGAGAAAAAAGAGCTTTTAAACACTCTTTTAAATCCCGATTTTTCTAAAATTGATTTTCCAAATTTAAAAGGAGAGAAACTAGCTACTAGAGATAGTAACGGCAAGATTTTAAATGCTTTAGCTGCCGCGCTTCCTGGATTTATCGGCGGTAGCGCAGATCTTGCACCTAGTAATAAAACAGAACTTAAAGGTTTTGGAGACTTTCCAAGAGGTAAAAATATGCACTTTGGCATAAGAGAACACGCTATGGGAGCTATATGTAATGCTTATGCGCGTTATGGACTATTTTTACCGTTTTCGGCAACGTTTTTTATATTTAGCGATTACTTAAAAGCAAGTGCTAGAATAGCTGCTTTAATGGGTATAAAGCATTTTTTTGTCTGGACGCATGATAGCATAGGAGTAGGCGAAGATGGACCTACGCATGAGCCGATCGAGCAGCTTTCTACATTTAGAGCAATGCCTAATTTTTACTCATTCCGTCCGGCTGATGGTAATGAAAATGTGGAATGTTGGAAAACTGCATTAAATTTAAATGCTCCATCTGCATTTGTATGTTCTCGCCAAGCTCTACCTCCTTTAGATGAGTCTAAATTCGGAGATGTAAAAAACGGTGCTTATTTATTGAAACAAGCCTCAAATCCGAAAATAACTCTAGTTGCTAGTGGAAGTGAAGTCGGACTTTGTTTAGAAGCTGCAGGTATTTTAGATAGTGAGGGCATAGCAACAAACGTTGTATCTGCTCCTTGTTTTGATCTGCTTTTGGAGCAAGATGCGGATTATGTAAATACGATTTTTAATCCATCTACAAAAGTTTTAGCAGTAGAAGCAGCAAGCGCTCTTGAATGGTATAAATACGCTGATGATGTTTTAGGAATGCGTACTTTTGGTGCTAGCGCCCCTGCTAATGAACTTTTTAAATATTTTGGCTTTACCGCTACAAACGTAGCCAATAGAGCTAAAAATCTACTTTAA